From Salinibacterium sp. ZJ450, one genomic window encodes:
- a CDS encoding ABC transporter ATP-binding protein, with product MPVGAVSTDTAPTTALAELVGITKTFGPVVANDAIDLAVARGEVHALLGENGAGKSTLTRILYGLSQPDAGEIRIDGRPTRITSPSDAIAAGIGMVTQEFSLVGTMTVTENLMLVGVGLGRISRDAARERVLAAAARIGVAINPDAIVETLSVGERQRVEIVKALFHDCRLLILDEPTAVLVPHDVELLFDAIRRLTAEGMGVIFISHKLHEVVAIAEHISILRRGKVVASVSAAGLQPRQIAAIMVGADVAQTSDEVTAEALGTSIGLNTPAALQTNGAQQTTAAEPPEPRPLTAPPSLAIEHLTLAGSGKPVLDGLSVTVASGEIVGVAGVSGNGQTELMQVLCGRIAASSGTVRVGATDITHLDVTARISAGLGRLTEDRRGSVIPSLTVEQNLVLEDLDRFRRGPFLDRRRVREHVRALMDRFDIRANARDPIRSLSGGNMQKVLLARAIARNPRALVASQPTRGLDVAACEYVYSQLRALRDDGAGVLLISEDLDELIGVCDRIVVILSGQIVGELAAADATRERLGLLMTGGGA from the coding sequence ATGCCCGTGGGGGCGGTATCCACCGACACCGCCCCCACCACGGCCCTGGCCGAACTGGTCGGCATCACCAAGACGTTCGGGCCGGTCGTCGCCAACGACGCGATCGACCTGGCCGTGGCGCGCGGCGAAGTGCATGCGCTGCTCGGCGAGAACGGGGCGGGCAAGAGCACGCTCACCCGCATCCTCTACGGGCTCAGCCAGCCCGACGCCGGCGAGATCCGCATCGACGGGCGGCCGACCCGGATCACCTCACCGTCCGATGCGATCGCCGCCGGCATCGGCATGGTCACCCAGGAGTTCTCGCTGGTCGGCACGATGACCGTCACCGAGAACCTCATGCTCGTCGGGGTCGGCCTCGGGCGCATCAGCCGGGACGCCGCCCGGGAGCGCGTGCTCGCGGCGGCGGCACGCATCGGCGTCGCCATCAACCCCGACGCCATCGTCGAGACCCTGTCGGTGGGGGAGCGGCAGCGGGTCGAGATCGTGAAGGCGCTGTTCCACGACTGCCGCCTGCTGATCCTCGACGAGCCCACCGCGGTGCTGGTGCCGCACGACGTCGAGCTGCTGTTCGACGCCATCCGCCGGCTGACCGCCGAGGGCATGGGCGTCATCTTCATCTCGCACAAGCTGCACGAAGTGGTGGCCATCGCCGAGCACATCAGCATCCTGCGTCGCGGCAAGGTCGTGGCATCCGTGTCGGCGGCAGGACTGCAACCGCGGCAGATCGCCGCGATCATGGTGGGGGCGGATGTCGCGCAGACCAGCGACGAGGTGACGGCCGAGGCACTCGGCACCTCGATCGGGCTGAACACGCCGGCCGCGCTGCAGACCAACGGCGCGCAGCAGACCACCGCCGCGGAGCCGCCCGAGCCGCGGCCGCTCACCGCCCCGCCATCGCTCGCCATCGAGCACCTCACCCTCGCCGGCTCCGGCAAACCGGTGCTCGACGGGCTGAGCGTGACGGTGGCCTCCGGCGAGATCGTCGGGGTCGCCGGCGTCTCGGGCAACGGGCAGACCGAACTGATGCAGGTGCTCTGCGGCAGGATCGCCGCCAGCAGCGGAACCGTGCGGGTCGGCGCCACCGACATCACCCACCTCGACGTCACCGCGCGCATCAGCGCCGGACTCGGCCGGCTCACCGAAGACCGCAGGGGCAGCGTCATCCCGAGCCTCACCGTCGAGCAGAACCTGGTGCTCGAAGACCTCGACCGCTTCCGCCGCGGACCGTTCCTCGACCGCCGCCGGGTGCGCGAGCACGTGCGCGCGTTGATGGACCGCTTCGACATCCGCGCCAACGCCCGCGACCCGATCCGCAGCCTCTCCGGAGGCAACATGCAGAAAGTGCTGTTGGCGCGGGCAATCGCCCGCAACCCGCGGGCGCTGGTGGCCTCGCAACCGACGCGCGGGCTGGATGTCGCGGCCTGCGAGTACGTCTACTCGCAACTGCGCGCGCTGCGCGATGACGGCGCCGGGGTGCTGCTGATCTCCGAGGACCTCGACGAACTGATCGGCGTGTGCGACCGGATCGTGGTGATCCTCTCCGGCCAGATCGTCGGCGAGCTGGCCGCCGCCGACGCCACCCGGGAACGGCTCGGCCTGCTGATGACCGGGGGAGGCGCATGA
- a CDS encoding ABC transporter permease has protein sequence MKLMLRARESRWLAPAAVLLAVLLTLAITAGPIRLAGANPLAAYERYTLTPLTTAGGIGEVLLAATPLIFTGLSVAIAFRVGYYNIGAEGQFLAGAVAASIPGLYLPDLPAVIALPLALAAGAAGGLLWALLPAWLRRTVGIDEVVTTLLLNPVALLLIQGLLNGPWRNSATGFPDSDRYGPGYDLPAVVPGSRVHWGLVIAIVLVAVTWIVMSYTPLGLRLRAAGQSPNAAAFSGIRVSTLQWRSALVSGAVAGLGGASQVLGVQHQLTASVASGYGYTGVVVASLGALTAGGVLLVALLLGDIAVGAQNASIVLQLPTQMGAIVSSTLLLAVVSVMALRRYRLVLGQRRRR, from the coding sequence ATGAAACTGATGCTGCGCGCCCGCGAGTCCCGGTGGCTGGCCCCGGCCGCGGTGCTGCTGGCCGTGCTGCTGACCCTCGCGATCACCGCCGGGCCGATCCGGCTGGCCGGCGCGAACCCGCTCGCGGCGTACGAACGGTACACCCTCACCCCGCTCACCACCGCGGGCGGCATCGGTGAAGTGCTGCTGGCGGCGACCCCGCTGATCTTCACCGGCCTGTCCGTGGCGATCGCATTCCGAGTCGGCTACTACAACATCGGCGCGGAAGGCCAGTTCCTCGCCGGAGCCGTGGCGGCCAGCATCCCGGGCCTGTACCTGCCCGACCTGCCCGCCGTGATCGCCCTGCCGCTGGCGCTCGCCGCCGGGGCTGCCGGCGGGCTGCTCTGGGCGCTGCTGCCGGCCTGGCTGAGACGCACGGTGGGCATCGACGAGGTGGTGACGACACTGCTGCTGAACCCGGTCGCGCTGCTGCTGATCCAGGGACTGCTGAACGGCCCGTGGCGCAACTCGGCCACCGGGTTTCCCGACTCCGACCGTTACGGCCCCGGCTACGACCTGCCGGCTGTGGTGCCGGGGTCTCGGGTGCACTGGGGGCTGGTGATCGCGATCGTGCTGGTCGCCGTCACCTGGATCGTGATGTCGTACACGCCGCTCGGGCTTCGGCTGCGCGCGGCAGGACAATCGCCGAATGCCGCAGCCTTCAGCGGCATCCGGGTGTCCACCCTGCAGTGGCGCAGCGCCCTCGTCTCGGGTGCGGTGGCCGGGCTCGGCGGCGCCAGCCAGGTGCTCGGCGTGCAGCACCAACTCACCGCGAGCGTCGCCAGCGGCTACGGCTACACCGGGGTGGTGGTGGCGTCGCTCGGTGCCCTGACCGCCGGTGGCGTGCTGCTGGTGGCGTTGCTGCTCGGCGACATCGCCGTCGGCGCGCAGAACGCGTCGATCGTCCTGCAGCTGCCCACCCAGATGGGCGCCATCGTCAGCTCCACGCTGCTGCTGGCCGTGGTGTCCGTGATGGCGTTGCGCCGCTACCGGCTGGTGCTCGGCCAAAGGCGGCGCCGATGA
- a CDS encoding ABC transporter permease translates to MNFPLIAVIAATFTIATPLVWAALGAVVNERTGILNLGIEGTMYAGAFVGFFIAATTGSVWMALLAAILAGVLAGALMGVLTVTLGVNQHVAGIGTTLLLVAACDFTNRLLFSTGTQTTTEKFDRLFPGSGVFAQYPLTYVGFLLLAPALWWVLRSSGFGLRLNAVGENPEAADAAGIPVAGTRYAALMIGGALMAVGGSFLTVSLLGSFTLDIVSGRGWICIALVIFGRWKVWPVVAGALLFGVADALQLQLAITPLFSQVPNELLIAFPYLVVIAALVIGGRGVRYPGAYLTPYRRA, encoded by the coding sequence ATGAACTTCCCGCTGATCGCGGTGATCGCCGCGACGTTCACCATCGCCACCCCGCTGGTCTGGGCGGCGCTCGGCGCCGTCGTGAACGAGCGCACCGGTATCCTGAATCTAGGAATCGAAGGCACCATGTACGCCGGCGCCTTCGTCGGGTTCTTCATCGCCGCGACCACCGGCTCGGTGTGGATGGCGCTGCTCGCCGCGATCCTGGCGGGGGTGCTGGCCGGGGCGCTGATGGGGGTGCTCACCGTGACGCTCGGCGTGAACCAGCACGTGGCCGGCATCGGCACCACCCTGCTGCTGGTCGCCGCCTGCGACTTCACCAACCGGCTACTGTTCTCCACCGGCACCCAGACCACTACCGAGAAGTTCGATCGACTGTTCCCGGGCAGCGGGGTGTTCGCGCAGTACCCGCTGACTTACGTCGGCTTCCTGCTGCTGGCGCCCGCGCTCTGGTGGGTGCTGCGCTCCAGCGGGTTCGGGCTGCGGTTGAACGCCGTCGGCGAGAACCCGGAGGCAGCGGATGCCGCGGGCATTCCGGTCGCGGGTACCCGGTATGCCGCGCTGATGATCGGCGGCGCGCTCATGGCGGTCGGCGGATCGTTCCTCACCGTGTCGCTGCTCGGCAGCTTCACCCTGGACATCGTTAGCGGACGCGGCTGGATCTGCATCGCCCTGGTGATCTTCGGCCGCTGGAAGGTGTGGCCGGTGGTGGCCGGCGCGCTGCTGTTCGGGGTCGCCGATGCGCTGCAGCTGCAGCTGGCGATCACCCCGCTGTTCAGCCAGGTGCCGAACGAGTTGCTGATCGCCTTCCCGTACTTGGTGGTGATCGCCGCCCTGGTGATCGGAGGCCGCGGCGTGCGGTACCCGGGCGCGTATCTCACTCCGTATCGGCGGGCGTAG
- a CDS encoding nucleoside deaminase: MALTDSEKLAPALAEAKVGLAEGGIPIGAALIVDDEVIAVGHNRRVQSGSAIHHGETNCLENAGRLPASVYARATMVTTLSPCDMCTGAILLYGIPRVIIGENSTFYGGEDYLRQRGVQVTVLNDPECVAMMTEFIEKNPELWNEDIGEE; this comes from the coding sequence ATGGCCCTCACCGATTCCGAGAAGCTGGCGCCGGCGCTCGCCGAGGCCAAGGTGGGCCTGGCCGAGGGCGGCATCCCGATCGGCGCCGCCCTGATCGTGGACGACGAGGTGATCGCGGTCGGGCACAACCGGCGGGTGCAGTCGGGCAGCGCCATCCACCACGGCGAGACCAACTGTCTCGAGAACGCCGGCCGGCTGCCGGCGAGCGTGTACGCCCGCGCCACGATGGTCACCACCCTGTCGCCGTGCGACATGTGCACCGGCGCCATCCTGCTGTACGGCATCCCGCGGGTGATCATCGGCGAGAACAGCACGTTCTACGGCGGTGAGGACTACCTGCGGCAGCGCGGCGTGCAGGTCACCGTGCTGAACGACCCGGAGTGCGTGGCGATGATGACCGAGTTCATCGAGAAGAACCCGGAGCTGTGGAACGAGGACATCGGCGAGGAGTGA
- a CDS encoding DUF998 domain-containing protein: protein MPAFSRGTGARPGAHSGAVTVESRALLAAAIALLVGALVGVIVFNGQPAALFGTGSVGLVAAITGVGVALAAFVVSYTLSFRNPANAWRRTVALPRLVLDIVALAFTHAAIVLLLTLVVFSQLQGAFLGLTLDAWTASLSTGIVVAAFGYFVYLSASGITTYTLSTLLAVFLISGALTSMLTANDANWWQYNFSSLGAGDGLSPTAFNLTMVISGVVITTLADYLATDLDGWARRHPHYKRWRIAALRWALVAIGVCLIGVALVPVSLSEITHNIFATGMVVIFFALVLGIRFLIPGFHAAFFAVTTAVLVALTIATVLFFPVGYYNLTGFELISGALVFVWLILFTRNVGAALADNGDQASAPV, encoded by the coding sequence GTGCCAGCGTTCAGCCGAGGGACCGGCGCCCGCCCTGGGGCGCATTCCGGTGCGGTCACCGTCGAATCCCGCGCGCTGCTCGCGGCGGCGATTGCGCTGCTGGTCGGCGCGCTGGTCGGCGTGATCGTGTTCAACGGCCAGCCCGCTGCGCTGTTCGGCACGGGATCGGTGGGACTGGTCGCGGCGATCACCGGCGTCGGCGTCGCGCTGGCCGCGTTCGTGGTGTCGTACACGCTGTCTTTCCGCAACCCCGCCAATGCGTGGCGCCGCACGGTGGCGTTGCCGCGGCTGGTCCTCGACATCGTGGCGCTGGCGTTCACGCACGCGGCGATCGTGCTGCTACTTACCCTCGTGGTGTTCTCGCAGCTGCAGGGGGCGTTCCTCGGCCTCACCCTGGACGCCTGGACGGCGAGCCTCAGCACCGGGATCGTGGTGGCCGCGTTCGGGTACTTCGTGTACCTCTCGGCATCCGGCATCACCACCTACACGCTGTCGACGCTGCTCGCCGTGTTCCTGATCAGCGGGGCTCTCACGAGCATGCTCACCGCCAACGATGCGAACTGGTGGCAATACAACTTCAGCTCGCTGGGTGCCGGCGACGGGCTGTCCCCGACGGCGTTCAACCTCACCATGGTGATCTCGGGGGTGGTGATCACCACCCTCGCCGACTATCTCGCCACCGACCTCGACGGCTGGGCCAGGCGGCATCCGCACTATAAGCGCTGGCGGATCGCGGCGCTGCGCTGGGCGCTCGTGGCGATCGGCGTCTGCCTCATCGGCGTCGCCCTGGTGCCAGTGAGCCTGTCCGAAATCACGCACAACATCTTCGCCACCGGCATGGTGGTGATCTTCTTCGCGCTGGTGCTGGGCATCCGGTTTCTGATCCCGGGATTCCACGCCGCCTTCTTCGCGGTGACCACCGCGGTGCTGGTGGCGCTCACCATCGCAACGGTGCTGTTCTTCCCCGTCGGCTACTACAACCTCACCGGATTCGAGCTGATCTCCGGCGCGCTGGTGTTCGTCTGGCTGATCCTGTTCACCCGCAACGTGGGCGCGGCGCTCGCCGACAACGGCGACCAGGCGTCGGCACCTGTTTAG
- a CDS encoding YciI family protein, translated as MKFMLLVFGEPHELHLKSTEWIERMAGFMVRFDDELAEHGELVYSEVLEPATSASLVEWVDGSTRVGRGAFNRADRPLARYWVVLVPNEGRALELASSLAAVLESAVEVRQVMEQSTVP; from the coding sequence ATGAAGTTCATGCTGCTGGTGTTCGGCGAACCCCACGAGCTGCACCTGAAGTCGACGGAATGGATCGAACGGATGGCGGGGTTCATGGTGCGCTTCGACGATGAGCTCGCCGAGCACGGCGAACTGGTCTACTCCGAGGTGCTGGAGCCGGCGACATCCGCCAGTCTGGTCGAATGGGTGGACGGGTCAACGCGAGTGGGCCGTGGCGCGTTCAACCGGGCGGATCGCCCGCTCGCCCGGTACTGGGTGGTGCTGGTGCCGAACGAGGGCCGCGCGCTCGAGCTGGCGTCGAGCCTGGCGGCGGTGCTGGAGAGTGCCGTGGAGGTGCGGCAGGTGATGGAGCAGTCCACGGTGCCCTAA
- the mftG gene encoding mycofactocin system GMC family oxidoreductase MftG, whose product MTVYDVIVIGAGGAGAPLAARLSEDPDRTVLLLEAGPTPSGTDDFPAELLDARSLRGAVPGHPHVWNFRADLTGDRPYTVARGRVLGGSTSVNGGYFVRARREDFDRWSAGGANEWSSERVLPVWRRLETDLQYGDTPVHGGSGPMLVSRPSLDHPASVAFAAAAKELGYPEEADKNADGAPGYGPVPMNVTDGMRWNTGIAYVNPVRHRPNLTVRGLTSVRRVVMRGQRAVGVEVDSLGDISVIHGGEVVLAAGAVTSPHLLLLSGIGPADQLRRHGIKVVQALPGVGSEFSDHPNVPLAWTPVPELQGSATQTMTMSLNLTSEDSELPGDLEILQFVTPMSGLLGLREQTRDLAFLASVQSVRSHGTISLKSADPRMPPRIRYNYLADEVDRRRMREVVRAAAALLATPAFLRLVKHGPIDNATLHDDAHLDGWLRRHLTTAMHLSSSARFGPGEDPASVVDQYGRVYGVTGLRVADTSILPSAPLRGPAATAVLIGELVAEFMRR is encoded by the coding sequence GTGACCGTCTACGACGTGATCGTGATCGGAGCGGGCGGCGCAGGCGCTCCGCTCGCCGCGCGACTGTCAGAGGATCCGGACCGCACCGTGCTGCTGCTTGAGGCAGGTCCCACGCCGAGCGGAACCGATGACTTCCCGGCGGAGCTGCTCGACGCGCGCTCGCTGCGCGGCGCAGTGCCCGGACATCCCCACGTCTGGAACTTCCGGGCGGATCTCACCGGTGACCGGCCGTACACCGTCGCCAGAGGACGCGTGCTCGGCGGCTCCACCTCGGTGAATGGCGGGTACTTCGTGCGCGCCCGCCGCGAGGATTTCGATCGATGGTCTGCCGGCGGCGCCAATGAATGGAGCAGCGAGCGGGTCCTTCCGGTCTGGCGCCGGCTGGAAACCGACCTGCAGTACGGTGACACGCCGGTGCACGGTGGGTCAGGTCCGATGCTCGTGTCTCGGCCATCGCTCGACCATCCCGCCAGCGTGGCGTTCGCCGCTGCCGCCAAGGAACTCGGCTATCCGGAAGAGGCGGACAAGAACGCCGACGGTGCACCTGGCTACGGCCCGGTTCCCATGAACGTGACGGACGGGATGCGGTGGAACACCGGTATCGCGTACGTGAACCCGGTACGGCATCGCCCCAATCTGACCGTCCGCGGCCTGACCTCGGTGCGCCGTGTGGTGATGCGGGGACAGCGAGCCGTCGGCGTCGAGGTTGACAGTCTCGGCGACATCTCCGTCATCCACGGCGGGGAGGTGGTGCTCGCGGCAGGAGCAGTGACCTCGCCACACCTGCTATTGCTCTCGGGGATCGGCCCTGCCGACCAGCTGCGCCGCCACGGCATCAAAGTGGTGCAGGCCCTGCCGGGCGTGGGCTCGGAATTCAGCGACCACCCCAACGTGCCGCTGGCGTGGACGCCCGTGCCGGAGCTGCAGGGGTCGGCGACGCAGACAATGACGATGAGCCTGAACCTGACGTCCGAGGATTCCGAGCTGCCGGGTGACCTGGAGATTCTGCAATTCGTCACGCCGATGAGCGGGCTGCTGGGACTGCGCGAGCAGACGCGCGACCTGGCGTTTCTGGCATCCGTCCAGTCCGTCCGATCGCACGGGACGATCAGCCTGAAGTCGGCCGATCCGCGGATGCCACCGCGGATTCGCTACAACTACCTCGCAGACGAGGTGGACCGACGACGGATGCGTGAGGTGGTCCGGGCCGCGGCGGCATTGCTTGCAACGCCGGCGTTCCTTCGTCTGGTGAAGCACGGGCCGATCGATAACGCGACGCTCCACGATGATGCGCACCTGGATGGGTGGCTGCGCCGACACCTCACCACGGCGATGCATCTCAGCAGCAGCGCGAGGTTCGGGCCCGGTGAGGATCCGGCTTCGGTGGTCGATCAGTATGGACGGGTGTACGGGGTGACCGGACTGCGGGTGGCCGACACGTCAATCCTGCCGTCGGCGCCGCTGCGCGGGCCCGCCGCCACAGCCGTGCTCATCGGAGAACTGGTGGCGGAATTCATGCGGCGCTAG
- the mftR gene encoding mycofactocin system transcriptional regulator (MftR, the mycofactocin system transcriptional regulator, is an uncharacterized TetR family DNA-binding transcription factor. Its role is inferred by context. It occurs as part of the biosynthesis locus for mycofactocin, a partially characterized electron carrier derived from the terminal Val-Tyr dipeptide of the precursor peptide MftA, through a radical SAM enzyme-mediated process.) encodes MEFTEPTDVRNAAHHGRARSTSKAELSHVGLELFIERGFDHTTVDDIAAAAGIGRRTFFRYFPSKNDLPWGDFDVMLDGMRRHFAALPDEASLVDALRQAVMEFNRLPDAEVPYHRQRMELLLRVPTLLAHSTLRYESWRQVVAEYVARRLDLPPESLQPQTIARVCLGIALSAYDLWLQDEHADLLALIDAGFLTMEGLFVPPASDR; translated from the coding sequence ATGGAGTTCACGGAACCGACCGACGTGCGCAATGCAGCACACCACGGTCGAGCGCGCTCGACATCCAAGGCTGAACTCAGCCATGTCGGGCTGGAATTGTTCATCGAGCGGGGCTTCGATCACACCACGGTGGACGACATCGCGGCGGCGGCGGGCATCGGCCGCCGCACTTTCTTCCGGTACTTCCCCTCTAAAAATGATCTGCCGTGGGGCGACTTTGACGTGATGCTCGACGGCATGCGCCGACACTTTGCCGCGCTGCCCGACGAGGCGTCCCTAGTGGACGCGCTGCGGCAGGCGGTGATGGAGTTCAACCGCCTTCCGGACGCGGAGGTGCCATACCACCGGCAGCGCATGGAGCTGCTTCTGCGGGTGCCCACCCTGCTGGCACATTCGACGCTGCGGTACGAATCGTGGCGGCAAGTGGTCGCCGAATATGTGGCCCGGCGCCTCGACCTGCCGCCGGAGAGCCTGCAGCCACAGACAATCGCGCGGGTCTGCCTCGGCATCGCGCTCTCCGCATACGACCTGTGGCTCCAAGACGAGCACGCCGATCTGCTCGCCTTGATCGACGCCGGCTTTCTCACAATGGAGGGGTTGTTCGTGCCCCCTGCGTCCGACCGGTGA
- the mftA gene encoding mycofactocin precursor MftA (Mycofactocin is a small molecule electron carrier derived from the final two amino acids, Val-Tyr, of MftA, the mycofactocin precursor. It plays a role in redox homeostasis and the metabolism of alcohols and aldehydes in Actinobacteria, including Mycobacterium tuberculosis.), with the protein MNRNVHPVPADSTEVDDLIEADPLVEEVSIDGMCGVY; encoded by the coding sequence ATGAATCGCAATGTTCACCCCGTGCCCGCGGATTCGACCGAGGTCGACGACCTCATCGAGGCTGATCCGCTGGTAGAAGAAGTTTCGATCGACGGCATGTGCGGCGTGTACTGA
- the mftB gene encoding mycofactocin biosynthesis chaperone MftB (MftB, a small protein, is a peptide chaperone that assists the radical SAM enzyme MftC in performing two modifications to the C-terminal Val-Tyr dipeptide of the mycofactocin precursor peptide, MftA. MftB's role is analogous to the role of PqqD in the biosynthesis of PQQ, a cofactor that derives entirely from a Tyr and a Glu in the precursor PqqA.), which yields MHTVDLDCPWQLHPQVSVRPEPFGALLYHFGTRKLSFLKDRTLLAVVQSLAVSATARDACMSAGVTDTELPRYQRALGTLATSSMVIERAS from the coding sequence ATGCACACCGTCGATTTGGATTGTCCGTGGCAGCTTCACCCGCAGGTGTCGGTTCGGCCGGAGCCATTCGGAGCCCTGCTGTACCACTTCGGAACTCGCAAGCTGTCGTTCTTGAAAGACCGCACCCTGCTGGCAGTGGTGCAGTCCCTCGCTGTGTCGGCGACCGCCCGTGACGCCTGCATGTCGGCCGGGGTCACCGACACCGAGCTGCCGCGGTACCAGCGTGCGCTTGGCACCCTTGCGACATCCTCGATGGTCATTGAGAGGGCGTCATGA
- the mftC gene encoding mycofactocin radical SAM maturase (MftC is a radical SAM/SPASM enzyme that catalyzes the first two steps in biosynthesis of the electron carrier mycofactocin from the terminal Val-Tyr dipeptide of the precursor peptide MftA.): MTILDTPPAPTRLVDLFEYGLDAPICLTWELTYACNLSCVHCLSSSGRRDSRELSTDECKAVIDELERMQVFYVNIGGGEPTVRPDFWELVDYATAHHVGVKFSTNGVKITPDVATRLATSDYVDVQISLDGATAEVNDHVRGPGSYDTALRAMQNLADAGFTGFKISVVCTRQNIGQLDEFKAIADRFSAQLRLTRLRPSGRGADVWDELHPTQGQQRELYDWLVAHGDDVLTGDSFFHLSAYGESLPGLNLCGAGRVVCLIDPIGDVYACPFAIHDEFLAGNVRSPGGFADVWRNSELFTRLRNPQTGGSCSSCAFFDTCRGGCMAAKFFTGLPLDGPDPECVQGYGEQALLARDADATPRSSVDHSHRTSPPRPRTTTKVPLTLSMRPVERPPVSACAEDPLAGFSLNL; the protein is encoded by the coding sequence ATGACGATTCTCGACACCCCGCCAGCCCCCACCCGCCTGGTCGACCTATTCGAGTACGGGCTGGACGCGCCCATTTGCCTCACCTGGGAACTCACCTACGCATGCAACCTCTCCTGCGTGCATTGCCTCTCAAGCTCGGGCCGCCGCGATTCGCGCGAGCTCAGCACCGACGAGTGCAAGGCCGTGATCGACGAACTGGAGCGCATGCAGGTGTTCTATGTGAACATCGGCGGCGGCGAGCCGACCGTACGCCCTGACTTCTGGGAACTGGTCGACTATGCCACCGCTCATCATGTCGGGGTGAAGTTCTCGACCAACGGCGTCAAGATCACACCGGATGTCGCCACCCGCTTAGCCACCAGCGACTACGTCGACGTGCAGATCTCGCTCGACGGCGCAACCGCCGAGGTCAACGACCATGTGCGCGGCCCCGGCTCGTATGACACCGCGCTGCGAGCGATGCAGAACCTCGCCGACGCCGGGTTCACCGGCTTCAAGATCTCCGTGGTCTGCACCCGCCAGAACATCGGACAACTCGATGAGTTCAAGGCGATCGCCGACCGGTTCAGTGCCCAACTGCGCCTCACCCGGTTGCGCCCGTCCGGTCGCGGGGCCGACGTCTGGGACGAACTGCACCCGACGCAGGGTCAGCAGCGGGAGCTCTACGACTGGCTGGTGGCGCACGGTGACGACGTGCTCACCGGCGACTCCTTCTTCCATCTCTCTGCATACGGCGAGTCGCTGCCCGGTCTGAACCTGTGTGGGGCGGGCCGTGTTGTCTGCCTGATCGACCCGATCGGCGATGTGTACGCATGCCCGTTCGCCATCCACGACGAGTTCCTTGCGGGCAACGTTCGCTCACCGGGCGGCTTCGCCGACGTGTGGCGCAATTCCGAGCTGTTCACCCGACTGCGCAACCCGCAAACTGGCGGCTCCTGTTCCTCCTGCGCGTTCTTCGACACGTGCCGGGGTGGTTGCATGGCGGCGAAATTCTTCACCGGGTTGCCGCTCGACGGCCCTGACCCGGAATGCGTGCAGGGCTACGGCGAGCAGGCGCTGCTTGCTCGCGACGCCGACGCCACGCCGAGATCCTCAGTCGACCACTCGCACCGCACGTCACCGCCGCGCCCGCGCACGACCACGAAAGTGCCGCTGACGCTCAGCATGCGGCCAGTGGAACGGCCTCCGGTGAGCGCGTGCGCAGAAGATCCACTCGCGGGGTTCAGCCTGAACCTCTAG